Proteins from a genomic interval of Bradyrhizobium sp. CCGB01:
- a CDS encoding TRAP transporter substrate-binding protein — MKRRDFLKVTGAGLAASTAVAAPAIAESSPEVRWRLAASWPKALDTLYGGCEYFCKRVAEATDNKFQIQPFASGEIVPGLQVLDAVSNGTVEMGNTALYYYWGKNPAFTFGTSLPFGLNTRAHISWLLFGGGTEMLNDLLKEYNTLGIPTGSTGAQMGGWFRKEIKSMEDFRGLKFRVGGFAGTIIAKVGGVPQQIAGGDIYPALEKGTIDAAEWVGPYDDEKLGFVKVAKYYYYPGWWEGTGQGHNVINRDKWAALPKHYQAVVEMASRDTFTWVTGKYDYVNPPALKRLLVAGAILKPFPQEVLEACYNAANEIYADLSKTNPHFNKMYASLSAFRNESLAWMQVAELSYDSFMMRMRTRT, encoded by the coding sequence ATGAAACGTCGTGATTTTCTGAAAGTGACGGGCGCGGGCCTTGCGGCAAGTACGGCAGTTGCCGCGCCGGCCATTGCAGAGTCTTCGCCGGAAGTGAGATGGCGGCTCGCCGCGAGCTGGCCCAAGGCGCTCGATACGCTCTATGGCGGCTGCGAATATTTCTGCAAGCGCGTCGCTGAAGCCACCGACAACAAATTCCAGATCCAGCCGTTCGCATCCGGCGAGATCGTCCCGGGCCTGCAGGTTCTCGACGCCGTCTCGAACGGTACCGTCGAGATGGGCAACACGGCGCTGTATTACTATTGGGGCAAGAACCCCGCCTTCACCTTCGGCACCTCGCTGCCGTTCGGGCTGAACACGCGCGCGCATATTTCCTGGCTGCTGTTCGGCGGCGGCACCGAGATGCTCAACGACCTCCTGAAGGAATACAACACGCTCGGCATTCCGACCGGTTCGACCGGCGCCCAGATGGGCGGCTGGTTCCGGAAGGAGATCAAGTCGATGGAGGATTTCCGGGGATTGAAATTCCGCGTCGGCGGCTTTGCCGGCACCATCATCGCCAAGGTCGGCGGCGTGCCGCAGCAGATCGCAGGCGGCGACATCTATCCCGCGCTGGAAAAAGGTACGATCGACGCGGCCGAATGGGTCGGGCCCTATGACGACGAGAAGCTCGGCTTCGTGAAGGTCGCAAAATACTATTACTATCCGGGCTGGTGGGAAGGCACCGGCCAGGGCCACAACGTCATCAATCGCGACAAGTGGGCCGCGCTGCCGAAGCACTATCAAGCCGTGGTCGAGATGGCTTCGCGCGATACCTTCACATGGGTCACCGGCAAATACGACTACGTCAATCCGCCGGCGCTGAAGCGCCTGCTGGTGGCCGGCGCGATCCTGAAGCCGTTCCCGCAGGAGGTGCTCGAGGCCTGCTACAACGCCGCCAACGAGATCTACGCCGATCTCAGCAAGACCAATCCGCACTTCAATAAGATGTACGCGAGCCTGTCGGCGTTCAGGAACGAGTCGCTGGCGTGGATGCAGGTCGCCGAGCTCAGCTACGACAGCTTCATGATGCGGATGCGGACCCGGACGTAA